From the genome of Natrinema marinum:
TGGACGACGCCGAGGACGCCGACGAGCCACGGGTTCGGGTTCCACGCGGGGTGGTCGCGGAGCGCGCGTGCGTCCATGACCAGCGCGACCGCGACGATCGCGGCGAACAGGTACGACAGCCAGCCGGCGAGGACGGTCACGACGAAGGCGGCGATTCCGACGCCGATCGAGCCGCCCTCGCTCGCCGAGACGAAGAGTCGAAGCCCGGCGTACGAACTGAGCATCGAAACCGGTCCGACCGGGAACAGGTACACGCCGTATCGCCACGACGGGTCGGCGGCCGCCGGCGGTTCGGAATCGGGGGCGGACGACATACGTAACCCTGTATCGACAGGCAAGACGTGTATATTCACTGAATTTTGTAGACAGATAAAACGCCGACTCACGCGGTGTTCGTCGATTCCGGCCGCCATCGAACGCGACTGACGACCGCTATCCGGCCGTCAGAAGTCGTCAAAGCGCGTCTGCCCGCCGTCGCTGTCGGCAACGCCCGCGAGATCGGCCGCCCGCTGTAACGCGGCCTCGAACGTCTCCCGCTGGCTGCGGTCGTACAGCGTCGCCGCCGGGTGGACACAGAGCAGCACACGCCGCGGCGCGTCCTCGATGCGGACCTCCTCGAGATCGCCGGCCTCCTTCGTGACTGCGACGGAACGCCCCAGGAGGTGCTCGCTGGGTACCTTGCCCAGCGTGACGATCACCTCGGGGTCGAGCGCGTCGATCTCTCGCTCGAGGTAGCCCCGGCAGTTCCCGAGCTCCTCTTCGGTGGGATCGCGGTTCTCGGGCGGCCGACAGCGGACGCAGTTGGTGATTCGGACGTCCTTGCGCGCGAGTCCGACGTCTCGAAGGCCGTCGTCCAGGACGGAGCCGCTGCGCCCGACGAACGGTTCGCCCTGCTCGTCCTCGTTGGCGCCGGGGCCCTCGCCGACGAACAGCAGGTCGGCGTCCTCGGGGCCGGTGCCGTTGACGATCCGACTGCGGGAGTCGACCAGCGCCGGACAGCGTGTACACTCGGTGACGCAGAGATCCGTCATTTCACCCATAGCCACGGCTCGAACGGCTGGCTACTATGGTTTTCCCTTTGGCTGTCGTCCGCCGTCCGAACGTCGCTTCGATATCCGTCTCGAGGAGTCTGTCGAAACCCTCAGCAGTTGCTGCAAATGCCGTGCTGAAGACAGAGGGTGAGTGCAGTAGGTCGAACCCGACACGCGAGAGCGTTACTTCCGACGACCAAGCAGATACCCTGTGAGAAAACAGACGAGAAGTACAGTGATGCGACGGCGAGTAGAAGTCGGTCGAACGAATCTCGTCTCATTTTCAGTTACTTCGACCACGCCGACGGGTTTTGCCGAAACACCGCCTCCGATGCCGCCACCCTCGTTGTCTTGCGTGGACTGGTCGTCAGGTGAGTTCACGGGACTCGACCCGTATCCGGCGCCAAACCCGTATGCGACCTTCGCCACGGGAATGATGGTTCGGCCATCGGTTTCGATTGGATCGCCGTACACTGACTTGACGGATGCCGAGCCGTGGAGCGGTTCGAGGACGGTCGTGAGCCGGTCGATTACGTTCATGAGGTGCCCTCCACTGACACTTCGACGGCCAGCCACATAGGACCCCCAATCGTCAGGGTGTTCTCGACTGGAAGACACTGCCGTGACCGATACGCGCGCTGTATTCAGCACTATCCAATAGCTATCGCGCTGGGTATAGAAGTTCTAGACGGACCGAGCGTACGAATCGGCCGCTCGAGCCGCCAGCTTCGCCACCCGAATCGGCTCCGGGCGGCCGCCTTCGGGCGTGAACGCGCGGACGATCTCGTCAGCGTCGGCGGGCTCGAGACCGAGACACCTGACGTAGACCGTCTCGTCGTCGACCGTCAGTTCGCGGCGGTCCGGGAGCGACCGATAGGTCTCGAGTCGGTCTTCGAGTTCGGCGCCCGAAAACGCGTCCCGGAGGCCGGCCGCGAGCCCGTCGCTCGCCTCGAACGTGACGGCGAGGACCGGTCGGTCGGCGACCTCGTGAACGCGCGAAAGATCCAGAAGGTTGTACCACGCGGGGGCGACAGCGCCGAGCATGACATACCGGACGTCCGGCCGGCCGAGGTCCTCGAGCAGGGCGACGACGGCGTCGGTGGCATCGGTGCCGCCGACGGTGCAGCCCTCGCAGGTGAGCCCGTCACAGACGCGGTCGGCGCGGACGACGGCACCTGCCAGCGTGCTTCGGTTCCGACCGTCGTCGCGGTCTTCGCGGTACGATTCCGCGATGCCCAGCGCCCGCACCCCGGCTTTCATCAGGCGTCGTCTTCGTCTTTGATCTCCTTGAGCCGATCGAGGAGTTCGTCGCTAGACGCGCCGTTTTCGAACTCGATACTCCCGTCGTGGCTGTTCTCTCCCGATTTTACTGCGTCATCGTCGTCAAAATCAGCGTCCACTTCCTGCTGTTCGGATTCGTCGTAGCTCCCGAATCCCATACACTGTTACCTACGGGATACCGATTGAAAAGTTCCATGGTTACCCGTTTATTAGGGTTTATAGTTGAGTCACACTCCCGAGAAAATCCGCGTCGTCGACGATATAGCCACGTTCTGTAACATATCCGCCATATAGCGCGCGCTCGTTGCGCCAGCGCGGCCGGAACTGCGTTCGGCCGGCTCGGTGCCATCGTTTTTGTCATCGGCCCGCAACTGTCCGGGTATGGAAGTCCACCACGTCACCGAGGACGCGGAGACGTTCACCTGCAACGCCTACCTCGCCGTCGGCGACCGAACGACGCTGGTCGACGCCGGCGCGATGGACGGCGTCGTCGACGAGATTCGCGCACACACCGACGATCTCGAGGCGGTCGTCCTGACTCACCAGCACGGCGACCACGTCGCCCAGCTCGAGGCCGTCGTCGAGGCGTTCGATCCGGACGTGTACGCCTACGCCGATCATCCGGCGCGCACCCACGAGATCGACGACGGCGACAGCGTCGAGATCGGCGACGAGACGTTCGACGTGGTCTTCACGCCGGGCCACGCAGACGACCACGTCTCGCTGGTTTCCGAGTCGTCGCTGTTCTCCGGCGACGTGGTCGTCCACGACGACGGGGCCTTCGACTACGGTAGCTTCGGCCGCACCGACATGGCCGGCCAGTCCCGGGAGCGACTCATCGAGAGCATCCGGGACCTGCTCGAGCGTATGCCCGACGGCGGTCGCGCGAGCGACGCGAGCGCGGCCTCGGGAGACGAGCAGAGCGAGTCTGCCGGCGTCGAGCATATGTACGCCGGCCACGGCGGCGTCTTCCACGGCGATGTCCGCGATGTGGTCGAGACGGCGCTCGAGCGGGCCGAGAAGCGGGAGCCGAAGTACCCCGACGAGTAGGGATCCGTTCGACCCCGGTCGTCCTCTTCTCGCTACGAATCCGTGTGGTGGCTTTCTCTCCGGGAGCTGGCTAAATATAGTATTTTGGCACTCGGGATTTGCGAGACGCACTCCGAATAATACGTGTCAATTGGGGATAAAGAATAACTCGCTGGAACGACTGCCAGAGAGTATGAACGTGGAGGGGGAGAATATCGCTGTAGAGGGACTGCCCGGCGGTGACGCCGTACGGACCGATGGTGGAGGTAAGGGACTGGATACGCTGTTAGCTCTCGTCTCGAGTCGCCGACGACGGCACGCGCTCTACTATCTCCGGGAGTCCGAGACCGCGAGCGTCGACGAACTGGCGAAGCGGCTCACAGAAAGCACCGATACGATCTCGGAGTCGCCGAGTACCGATCAGCTCTCCCGAACGAAGGTTGAGCTGGTCCACGCCGTACTCCCGAAGTTGCAGGAAGCGGGCTGTATCGACTACGATCCTCGAAGCGAGACCATCCGATACAGACGGCCGTCGACATCCCTGACGACTGTTCTCGACGTCTGCTCGGACCTCGAGTCGACCCCGATGGAGTTCGAATGACCGCCGCCGAACCGACGAGGGGCGACGGATAAGACAGAGCGATACAGTGGCGACCGGCGCCGTCGAACTCACCGAGACGCAGACCGGTCTCGTGGCGAGAACGGACGGCGACTCGAGAGAACGGGAGACCGAACGGGCGATGCGACTCCGAGCGCGAGAAAGCGGCCGAGAACGGAGCGTCGTTATGCGGCGCGGGGCTCTTTCGCCTTGGGACGAAGCTTCTCGTAGCCGCACTTGCGACAGCGGTTCGATCGCTTGGAGTTGCGCGCGTTACAGCGCATGCAGATCATCTTCTCGAGCGTCCGTTTCTCTGCGGCGTCGAAACTGGCCATACCCGTCCTTTAGCCGTGGTGCATTTAACCGCTGTGATTGCCGTACCGGCCGGCGTAGGCGCTTCCGCCGATTCGGCCACCTAAGACGACCCGAGCCGTCACTCCTCGTCGGCCAGGTAGTCGTCCTGCACCGCGACGACCTCGCTCGAGTCCGCACACTCGTTGTACCGACGTAGTGGCTCCTCGTTGAGCGTCAGGAAGGTCTCGCCCCAGCGGAACGGCTCGAGGATGTCTTCGGCCAGTTCCCGCTCACCGAAGATACAGGCCGCGCCGGCCAGCGCCTCGACGGTGGTCAGCCGGAACGGCCGGCCGTAGTTGACCGGGTTCGCGGCGACGAGAAAGGGGAGCGCCCGATGGACGCCGTTCATTCGGAACGACGCGGCCTCGGCCGACTCCCACGAGCAATCGAGGGCGACCAGCGTCCCCAACCCCTCCTCGCAATCGGCCGGCGAGAGCGCCTGCTCGGCGTGGGGGTTGAGCACGACCCCGTAGGGCACCTGCCCCATCAATCGATAGAGGGTCGCCTTGTCGAAGCGCTCGAGGCGACGCGCGGTGCACTTCTCGGGGTCGTCGTCGCCCTCGTAGTAGACGTGACACTCCACGCGAGCCGGTACGAGGAGCCGAGAGAAAAGGAATGTGAAACGGCGCCGGCGAGTAGCGCTCGAGGATCTGGCGGCAGGACAGGACCGTTCGGCGCGACAGTCAGGAGAGTAGCACGCTTTTGACGCTCGCCGCGAAACGCCACGTATGGATTCGGCCGCGCTCGTCCGGCGATACTACGATGCGCTCGACGACCACGACTACGACGCGCTCGAGGACGTCCTCGCGCCCGCGTTCTCCCAGCGTCGCCCCGATCGCACGTTCGAGGACCGCGACGCCTTCGTCGCGTTCATGCGCGACGAGCGGCCGAACCCGGACACCAGCCACCATCTCGAGTCGGTCGTCACTGCGGACGAGCGGGTCGCGGTCCGGGGCCGCGTGACCGAGGGCGGTACGACGCTCTTCGAGTTCGCGGACTTCTTCGAACTCGGGGACGGACGGATCGGCCGGCTCGAGACCTATTCGCGCTAACTTAGGCCGAGCAGTTGTTCGGTCCTAACTCGAGTTCGACGCGCTCTTCCGGTGGAACCTCCGCAACGCCGCGGTTGTACTCGATGATCTCCTCGTAGTTCGACGGCTTCTCGCCGGCGTCGGCCATCCGCTCGACGAACGCGTCTCTCTCAAGGCTGAGCAGGTCGATCCCCGTCCGCGCGTGGCGGATCGTCGTCCGGATCGGTTCGCCGGGCGCGCCGTGTTCGAACTCGCCGTCCGCGGTGACCGTTACGTGCCCCGGGAGGACGACGATGCCTTCGGGCTCGGCCAGGATCGTCCGGTGGAGCGTCTCGTAGAGCAGTTTCGCCCCCCGTTCTCCCTCGTCCTCGCTGAACTCCAGTTCCGTCCGGCCCGTCGAGTCGACGTGCAGCGTGTCGGCGGTCAGCAGCGCCCGGTCGTCCACCAGCAGAGAGATCATCTCGCTCGTGTGCCCCGGCGCGAACACCGCTTTCACCTCGCGCTCGCCGACCGCGAGGACCTCGTTTCGCTCGAGCGGCGTGTACTCACGCTCCACGTCGCGCTCGCTCGCCCGCTCGCCGAGATAGTAGGGGACGCCGAGGTCGTCGGCCAACTGGCGGCCGCCGGAGATGTGATCGGCGTGCACGTGCGTGTCGATCACGCCGGTGATCGAGAGCCCGCGCTCTTCGGCGGCGACCTCGTACTCGTCGGTGTCCGCGGTCGGGTCGACGACGACGGCCTTGCCCGTCTCGGCGCAGCCGACGACGTAGCCGAGACAGCCCTTCGCGCGCCGCTGGATCTGGACGACCGTCAGGCCCTCGCCAGCGTCGATCTCCGCGCGGTCGTAGACGCCGCTCCACCCTTTCATCCCGCCGTCGACCGCCGCCACGTCGAACTCGTCGGTCGCCGACTCGAGGCGCGTCGCCAGGTTGCTCGAAGAGATTCCCTTCGCGCAGACGGTGATCACGCGGTCGGCGTCGCCGACGGTCTCCGCTAACTCCTCAAGGCGACCGTCGAGTTCCTCCTCGGGACCGAACGGGAAGTGGACCGCGCCGGCGATGTGCCAGGCTTCGTAGCTGTCTTCGGAGCGAGTGTCGACGAGAACGTAGTCCGCGTCCTCGTCCTGTAGTTCGGCGAGTCGACTGGGCGAAATTGTGGTAACCATATACGTCTATAGCGGGGCGAGCGAGGTAACCATCGACGTGTCAGTAGCAGGGTCAGCGAGCGAGGCGGTCGACGGATGTCATCAGTCCGTGCTATCTCACGCTTACCGAGAGGGTTCATTTAACTGATACCAGTTCGAAGGGGCGGTATGGCTCTGTCCGATTACGTCGCCGCCGCCGCCACCGTCCTCCGCCGCCGCCCAGGCGATATCCTCCCGATGTACCTGCTGGGCTCCGCGATCCCCGCGATCGTCCGCGTCGTTCCGTTCTTCGCGATCGCCATCGCCTACGCCTTTCTGGCGACAACCGGTCGACTCGCGTCGATTCGCGGTGACCTCGCCGCGCTGGAATCGCCACCGGACCCGAGCGCCGATCCAGAGGCGTTCGAGGCGTGGGCCAACGGACTCGAGCCGATCGTCGACCAACTCCTCGCGCCGCCGCTCGTCGCGCTGGCGGCGGTGGCCGCCGTCCTCAGTTTCCTGCTGTTCGTCGGGCTGACGGCGGTCGTCGCCGCGGGACAGCTTTCGACCTGTTACAGCCGGCTGCAGGACAACCGCGGACTCCTCGCCGGGCTCGACGGGGCGCGCCGCTACTGGCTCCGGTTTCTCGGCCTGTTCGTCCTCGAGTTCGTCTGCTGGGCCGTGGTGCTCACCGGCGTCGGTATCGTCACGGCGCTGGCCGCTGGGGCCGCCTCGGTCGCCAGCGGCTCCGTCGCGGCGACGCTCCCCGTCGTCCTGCTGGCGGGGCTCGTCACGGTCGTGGTCCTCCTCGCGATCCGAGCCGTGTTCGCGTTCGCGCCGGTCGCGGTCGTCGTCGACGATGCCGGCGTCTTCGGCTCCCTGCGGAACACGCTCGGGTTCATCCGCGCACAGCCGGGCGGCGCAGTGTTTTACTACCTCGTCGCGCTCGTGGCAGTCGTCGCCCTCTCGACGGTCACCGGACTGCTCTCGCTCGTCGACGTCGTCACCGTCGGCTCGCTGCTCTCCGCGCTGGTCGTGTTCCCGGCGCTCGATCTGCTGAAGACGGCCGTCTACTGCGGCTACCGCGAGCGACTCGCGCCGCCGACCCCGCCGGAGCGATCGCTCCGCGAGCAGCTGCGCGACGGCCTCCGACGCGGCTGGAACGACATGCTGTCGTTCGTCCGGTCGACGCCGGGACTCCACGCGCTCGTCGTCGTCCTCGCGCTCGTCGGCTTCGGCGCGGGCTGGGTGGCCGCCGACCCCTTCGCCGGCACGTTTCAGGCGTCGATCACGGCCCGTCTCGACGGGTGGCTACCGCCGGCGATGGCGGCGGAACTGTTCGGCAACAACTGGCTCGTCGCGCTCACGACGGCCTACGCCGGGCTGGCGTTCGCGATCCCGGCGATCGTCTCCTTGCTGTTCAACGGCGTTTTCCTCGGGATTTACGCCCGCCTCGAGGTCGATCCGCTCGAACTGGCCGCCTTCGTCGTCCCCCACGGCATCTTCGAGATTCCGGCCATCCTCGTCGCCAGCGCGCTCGGCGTCTCCGTGGGTGCCACCGCCTGGCGGACGTGGCGCGGCCGCGCGACCCGGGCAGACCTCGCCGACGCGCTCGAGCGCGCCTTC
Proteins encoded in this window:
- a CDS encoding uracil-DNA glycosylase, giving the protein MGEMTDLCVTECTRCPALVDSRSRIVNGTGPEDADLLFVGEGPGANEDEQGEPFVGRSGSVLDDGLRDVGLARKDVRITNCVRCRPPENRDPTEEELGNCRGYLEREIDALDPEVIVTLGKVPSEHLLGRSVAVTKEAGDLEEVRIEDAPRRVLLCVHPAATLYDRSQRETFEAALQRAADLAGVADSDGGQTRFDDF
- a CDS encoding GerW family sporulation protein, giving the protein MNVIDRLTTVLEPLHGSASVKSVYGDPIETDGRTIIPVAKVAYGFGAGYGSSPVNSPDDQSTQDNEGGGIGGGVSAKPVGVVEVTENETRFVRPTSTRRRITVLLVCFLTGYLLGRRK
- a CDS encoding DUF99 family protein — encoded protein: MKAGVRALGIAESYREDRDDGRNRSTLAGAVVRADRVCDGLTCEGCTVGGTDATDAVVALLEDLGRPDVRYVMLGAVAPAWYNLLDLSRVHEVADRPVLAVTFEASDGLAAGLRDAFSGAELEDRLETYRSLPDRRELTVDDETVYVRCLGLEPADADEIVRAFTPEGGRPEPIRVAKLAARAADSYARSV
- a CDS encoding DUF5786 family protein; protein product: MGFGSYDESEQQEVDADFDDDDAVKSGENSHDGSIEFENGASSDELLDRLKEIKDEDDA
- a CDS encoding MBL fold metallo-hydrolase translates to MEVHHVTEDAETFTCNAYLAVGDRTTLVDAGAMDGVVDEIRAHTDDLEAVVLTHQHGDHVAQLEAVVEAFDPDVYAYADHPARTHEIDDGDSVEIGDETFDVVFTPGHADDHVSLVSESSLFSGDVVVHDDGAFDYGSFGRTDMAGQSRERLIESIRDLLERMPDGGRASDASAASGDEQSESAGVEHMYAGHGGVFHGDVRDVVETALERAEKREPKYPDE
- a CDS encoding DUF7344 domain-containing protein, translating into MNVEGENIAVEGLPGGDAVRTDGGGKGLDTLLALVSSRRRRHALYYLRESETASVDELAKRLTESTDTISESPSTDQLSRTKVELVHAVLPKLQEAGCIDYDPRSETIRYRRPSTSLTTVLDVCSDLESTPMEFE
- a CDS encoding 50S ribosomal protein L40e; translation: MASFDAAEKRTLEKMICMRCNARNSKRSNRCRKCGYEKLRPKAKEPRAA
- a CDS encoding DUF367 family protein; this encodes MECHVYYEGDDDPEKCTARRLERFDKATLYRLMGQVPYGVVLNPHAEQALSPADCEEGLGTLVALDCSWESAEAASFRMNGVHRALPFLVAANPVNYGRPFRLTTVEALAGAACIFGERELAEDILEPFRWGETFLTLNEEPLRRYNECADSSEVVAVQDDYLADEE
- a CDS encoding nuclear transport factor 2 family protein, with the protein product MDSAALVRRYYDALDDHDYDALEDVLAPAFSQRRPDRTFEDRDAFVAFMRDERPNPDTSHHLESVVTADERVAVRGRVTEGGTTLFEFADFFELGDGRIGRLETYSR
- a CDS encoding MBL fold metallo-hydrolase, which translates into the protein MVTTISPSRLAELQDEDADYVLVDTRSEDSYEAWHIAGAVHFPFGPEEELDGRLEELAETVGDADRVITVCAKGISSSNLATRLESATDEFDVAAVDGGMKGWSGVYDRAEIDAGEGLTVVQIQRRAKGCLGYVVGCAETGKAVVVDPTADTDEYEVAAEERGLSITGVIDTHVHADHISGGRQLADDLGVPYYLGERASERDVEREYTPLERNEVLAVGEREVKAVFAPGHTSEMISLLVDDRALLTADTLHVDSTGRTELEFSEDEGERGAKLLYETLHRTILAEPEGIVVLPGHVTVTADGEFEHGAPGEPIRTTIRHARTGIDLLSLERDAFVERMADAGEKPSNYEEIIEYNRGVAEVPPEERVELELGPNNCSA
- a CDS encoding stage II sporulation protein M encodes the protein MALSDYVAAAATVLRRRPGDILPMYLLGSAIPAIVRVVPFFAIAIAYAFLATTGRLASIRGDLAALESPPDPSADPEAFEAWANGLEPIVDQLLAPPLVALAAVAAVLSFLLFVGLTAVVAAGQLSTCYSRLQDNRGLLAGLDGARRYWLRFLGLFVLEFVCWAVVLTGVGIVTALAAGAASVASGSVAATLPVVLLAGLVTVVVLLAIRAVFAFAPVAVVVDDAGVFGSLRNTLGFIRAQPGGAVFYYLVALVAVVALSTVTGLLSLVDVVTVGSLLSALVVFPALDLLKTAVYCGYRERLAPPTPPERSLREQLRDGLRRGWNDMLSFVRSTPGLHALVVVLALVGFGAGWVAADPFAGTFQASITARLDGWLPPAMAAELFGNNWLVALTTAYAGLAFAIPAIVSLLFNGVFLGIYARLEVDPLELAAFVVPHGIFEIPAILVASALGVSVGATAWRTWRGRATRADLADALERAFWVLVGIGIVLAVAAFIEGFVSPYYYRLFL